A genomic stretch from Bradyrhizobium quebecense includes:
- a CDS encoding molybdopterin-binding protein produces MITAQRLPASLTPLDAALAAVLRDLAPVQPIELPPADALRCIAAEMPALRAYPPHDVAVSDGWAMRANDLVGASSYAPLPLAGLPVWVAAGAAMPDGTDCVVDADAVDTSGPLPQVLAEAIPGQGVRRAGSDIAAGRAVMPAGEPLLPRDLLLARAAGLELLRVRRPRLRIVNICNGQLTAQLIADTARLAGAEIVYAEAAPDVGAIANALEADGCDLIITIGGTGVGHNDAAVNALATRGALVAHGIALQPGRTTAVGRIDATPVVALPGAPDQAFAAWWAIALPVLDRLSGRRQRKSLALPLERKIASGVGIAEVVLLTRRQSSQQGFWAVLAIGDLSLDAIARAEALLIVPGAAEGFAAATVVDAYMLRE; encoded by the coding sequence ATGATCACCGCCCAGCGCCTTCCGGCTTCGCTCACTCCGCTCGATGCGGCGCTGGCCGCCGTGCTGCGCGACCTCGCGCCGGTCCAGCCGATCGAGCTGCCGCCGGCCGATGCACTGCGCTGCATTGCAGCCGAGATGCCGGCCTTGCGCGCCTATCCGCCGCACGATGTCGCCGTCAGCGACGGCTGGGCGATGCGCGCCAATGACCTGGTCGGCGCGTCGTCCTATGCGCCGCTGCCGCTGGCCGGACTCCCGGTCTGGGTCGCGGCCGGCGCGGCGATGCCCGATGGCACCGACTGCGTGGTCGATGCCGATGCCGTCGACACCTCCGGTCCGCTTCCGCAGGTGCTCGCCGAAGCCATCCCGGGGCAGGGCGTCCGGCGTGCCGGCAGCGACATTGCGGCTGGGCGTGCCGTGATGCCGGCGGGAGAACCGCTGCTGCCGCGCGACCTGCTGCTCGCGCGCGCGGCCGGACTGGAGCTGTTGCGCGTCCGGCGGCCTCGGCTTCGCATCGTCAACATCTGCAATGGCCAGCTGACCGCGCAACTGATCGCTGACACCGCGCGCCTCGCGGGCGCTGAGATCGTCTATGCCGAGGCGGCGCCCGATGTGGGGGCGATTGCAAACGCGCTCGAGGCAGATGGTTGCGATCTCATCATCACGATCGGCGGCACCGGCGTTGGTCACAACGATGCGGCGGTGAATGCGCTGGCGACGCGTGGAGCGTTGGTCGCGCACGGCATTGCCCTGCAGCCCGGGCGCACCACGGCGGTCGGCCGGATCGATGCAACGCCGGTCGTCGCCTTGCCGGGCGCGCCGGATCAGGCTTTCGCGGCCTGGTGGGCGATTGCGCTTCCGGTGCTCGATCGCCTGTCGGGCCGGCGCCAGCGCAAATCACTTGCCCTGCCGCTGGAACGCAAGATCGCCTCCGGCGTCGGCATCGCCGAGGTCGTGCTGCTGACGCGTCGGCAGAGTTCTCAACAGGGTTTTTGGGCGGTGCTTGCGATCGGGGACCTGTCGCTCGATGCCATCGCGCGCGCCGAAGCCCTTCTGATCGTGCCTGGCGCCGCCGAGGGTTTTGCTGCGGCCACGGTTGTCGATGCCTATATGTTGCGGGAGTGA
- a CDS encoding ABC transporter substrate-binding protein: protein MIATRLAMFGTLAAALLASSAVSAQVSDDIVKIGVLTDMNGPASTPTGQGSVTAAQMAVDDFGGKVLGKPISVIVGDHQLKPDIGATIARRWYDVDQVDLIVDVPVSAVGLAVQNIANEKKKLFITHSTGATDFHGKFCSPYAMQWVFDTRALAVGTAQEVVKRGGDSWFFITDDYAFGHSLEKDASAIVTKNGGKVLGAVRPPFATPDLSSFILQAQASKAKIIGIAGGPPNNTNEIKTAAEFGVFAGGQQMAALLALITDVHSIGLSAAQGLLLTTSFYWDMDDKTREWSKRYFAKMNRMPTMWQAGVYSSVTAYLNAIKDSGTDDPLKVAAKMREKPVEDFFARNGRLREDNLMVHDLWLVQVKTPAESKYPWDYYKILAKISGEDAFGPPDPACPLIKK, encoded by the coding sequence ATGATCGCCACCAGACTAGCCATGTTCGGGACGCTCGCAGCCGCGCTGCTGGCCTCCTCGGCCGTATCGGCGCAGGTATCCGACGACATCGTCAAGATCGGCGTGCTGACCGACATGAACGGCCCGGCCTCGACGCCGACCGGACAGGGCTCGGTCACCGCCGCGCAGATGGCGGTCGACGATTTCGGCGGCAAGGTGCTCGGCAAGCCAATCTCGGTGATCGTCGGCGATCACCAGCTCAAGCCGGACATCGGCGCGACCATCGCGCGGCGCTGGTATGACGTCGATCAGGTCGATCTGATCGTCGACGTGCCGGTCTCGGCGGTCGGGCTCGCGGTGCAGAACATCGCCAACGAGAAGAAGAAGCTGTTCATCACGCATTCGACCGGCGCGACCGACTTCCATGGCAAGTTCTGCTCGCCTTATGCGATGCAATGGGTGTTCGACACCCGCGCGCTCGCGGTCGGCACCGCGCAGGAGGTAGTGAAGCGCGGCGGCGACAGCTGGTTCTTCATCACCGACGACTACGCGTTCGGCCACTCGCTGGAGAAGGATGCCTCCGCGATCGTGACCAAGAACGGCGGCAAGGTGCTCGGCGCGGTGCGGCCGCCGTTTGCGACGCCCGATCTGTCGTCATTCATCCTGCAGGCGCAGGCCTCGAAGGCCAAGATCATCGGCATTGCCGGCGGACCGCCGAACAACACCAACGAGATCAAGACCGCCGCCGAGTTCGGTGTCTTCGCCGGCGGCCAGCAGATGGCGGCGCTGCTGGCCTTGATCACCGACGTCCACTCGATCGGGCTGTCGGCCGCGCAGGGCCTGTTGCTGACCACCTCATTCTACTGGGACATGGACGACAAGACCCGGGAATGGTCGAAGCGCTATTTCGCCAAGATGAACCGGATGCCGACGATGTGGCAGGCCGGCGTCTACTCCTCGGTGACCGCCTATCTGAACGCGATCAAGGACAGCGGCACCGACGATCCGCTCAAGGTTGCGGCCAAGATGCGCGAAAAGCCGGTCGAGGATTTCTTCGCCCGCAACGGCAGACTGCGCGAGGACAATCTGATGGTGCACGATCTCTGGCTGGTGCAGGTCAAGACCCCGGCCGAGTCGAAATATCCGTGGGACTACTACAAGATCCTGGCCAAGATCTCGGGCGAGGACGCGTTCGGCCCGCCGGACCCGGCCTGTCCGCTGATCAAGAAGTGA
- a CDS encoding TAXI family TRAP transporter solute-binding subunit, producing the protein MKFAVMICAGALLLAGGAAAQEGSKTISKTTISFATATPGGGFPLYGNAFAEVMNAADATLSIEPRNTKGSNENIPLLETGSVDIATVAGEPSYEAFMGIGRPKATKLKILTAMYSSPGMFVVRADSPYKTIQDLVGRPVAFGAKGSGLPILSRYILDGIGLKQDEDFKSIYLDRAGDGPAMVEDGRAAALWGAGIGWPGFSKMAESASGARFIAPTADEIARIRAKHTFLKPLTIPAGSYPKQSEAISSVGSWSYILVRESLPDDVAYRLAKTLHGVEADFCKKLAQACETTAANTVAAAPDINLIHPGVLRYFREIGVTK; encoded by the coding sequence ATGAAATTCGCTGTTATGATCTGCGCCGGCGCGCTGCTGCTCGCGGGCGGCGCGGCGGCGCAAGAGGGGAGCAAGACCATTTCCAAAACCACGATCAGTTTCGCCACGGCGACGCCGGGCGGCGGCTTTCCGCTCTACGGCAATGCCTTCGCCGAGGTGATGAACGCGGCCGATGCGACGCTGTCGATAGAGCCGCGCAACACCAAGGGCTCCAACGAGAACATCCCGCTGCTCGAGACCGGCAGCGTCGACATCGCAACCGTTGCGGGCGAGCCGTCCTATGAGGCCTTCATGGGCATCGGCCGGCCGAAGGCCACCAAGCTGAAGATCCTTACCGCGATGTATTCGAGCCCGGGCATGTTCGTGGTGCGTGCCGACAGCCCCTACAAGACGATCCAGGATCTGGTCGGCCGGCCCGTCGCGTTCGGCGCCAAGGGCTCCGGCCTGCCGATCCTGTCGCGCTACATCCTCGACGGCATCGGGCTGAAGCAGGACGAGGACTTCAAGTCGATCTATCTCGATCGCGCCGGCGATGGCCCTGCGATGGTCGAGGACGGCCGCGCCGCGGCGCTGTGGGGTGCCGGCATCGGCTGGCCCGGTTTCAGCAAGATGGCCGAGAGCGCGAGCGGCGCTCGCTTCATCGCGCCGACCGCGGACGAGATCGCCCGCATCCGGGCCAAGCACACGTTTCTGAAGCCGCTGACGATCCCGGCGGGCAGCTATCCGAAGCAGAGCGAGGCGATTTCTTCGGTCGGCTCGTGGAGCTACATCCTGGTGCGTGAGAGCCTGCCCGACGATGTCGCCTACCGGCTGGCGAAGACGTTGCATGGTGTCGAGGCTGATTTCTGCAAGAAGCTCGCCCAGGCTTGCGAAACGACGGCAGCGAACACCGTCGCCGCCGCGCCCGATATCAATCTGATCCACCCCGGCGTGCTCAGATATTTTCGCGAGATCGGGGTGACGAAGTGA
- a CDS encoding Bug family tripartite tricarboxylate transporter substrate binding protein translates to MFRFARAALLGLICCLASVAPSSASDYPNRPVRWLIGFAAGGPVDIVARIMSQWLSDHLGQQFVVENRAGSGGNIAAAAAINSPADGYTLLFVAPNNAISTSLYKKLPYDFLRDTTPVASIMQLTNMLVVSNAMPVKTVQEFIDYCKANPGKIAYASSGNGTSVHMSAELFKAMTKCDMQHVPYRGSAIAFPDIISNKVQLIFDNLPSALEQSRGGSVRALGVTSPQRWPGVPDVPAIAETVPGFEAVGFYGISAPKGTPPEVIDTLNKAVGEALKDPKLVARLAEVGGIPKPMTPAEFGRLVADETEKWRKVVEFAGVSVD, encoded by the coding sequence ATGTTCCGGTTCGCACGTGCCGCGTTGCTTGGCTTGATCTGTTGCCTTGCCTCCGTTGCGCCTTCCTCCGCATCCGACTATCCGAACCGCCCGGTGCGCTGGCTGATCGGCTTTGCCGCCGGCGGCCCGGTCGACATCGTGGCGCGCATCATGAGCCAGTGGCTGTCGGATCATCTCGGCCAGCAATTCGTGGTCGAGAATCGCGCCGGCTCCGGCGGCAACATCGCAGCCGCCGCCGCGATCAATTCGCCGGCGGACGGCTATACGCTCTTGTTCGTCGCGCCGAACAACGCGATCTCGACCTCGCTCTACAAGAAGCTGCCCTACGACTTCCTGCGCGACACCACCCCCGTCGCCAGCATCATGCAGCTCACCAACATGCTGGTGGTCTCGAACGCGATGCCCGTGAAGACGGTTCAGGAGTTCATCGACTACTGCAAGGCCAACCCGGGCAAGATCGCCTACGCCTCATCCGGCAACGGCACCTCGGTGCACATGTCGGCCGAGCTGTTCAAGGCGATGACCAAGTGCGACATGCAGCACGTGCCGTATCGGGGATCCGCGATCGCCTTCCCCGACATCATCTCCAACAAGGTGCAGCTGATCTTCGACAATCTGCCGTCGGCACTGGAGCAGTCGCGCGGCGGCAGCGTCCGTGCGCTCGGCGTGACCTCGCCGCAGCGCTGGCCGGGCGTGCCTGACGTGCCGGCGATCGCCGAGACCGTGCCGGGCTTCGAGGCGGTCGGCTTCTACGGCATTTCAGCGCCGAAGGGCACGCCGCCGGAAGTCATCGATACCCTCAACAAGGCGGTCGGCGAGGCCCTGAAGGACCCCAAGCTGGTGGCGCGTCTCGCCGAGGTCGGCGGCATCCCGAAGCCGATGACCCCGGCCGAATTCGGCAGACTGGTCGCCGACGAGACCGAGAAATGGCGCAAGGTGGTGGAGTTCGCCGGCGTCTCGGTGGACTGA
- a CDS encoding iron-containing alcohol dehydrogenase, translated as MALITYLTTIRFGFGEADALGDEIAALGIRRPMVVTDRGIVAAGLAERVTSPLGTAPVVFDATPPNPTERATLQALARYREAGCDGLVALGGGSPIDLAKAVALLATHAGPLAQYAAIDGGVARITAAVAPVIAIPTTAGTGSEVGRAALITLEDGRKVGLISPHLIPARAICDPLLTLRLPPALTAATGMDALSHCVETYLSPRFNPPADAIALDGAARIVGHLNQAVMAGDDRDARAEVMMGALQGGLCFQKGLGAVHGLSHALGSLASPSLHHGTLNAVLIPAAMRYNGPAIASKLPRLRLALGLPEDADIAAFFDALNAELNLPRGLRAMGVPASVLDDMAEKAARDHSTATNPRPVDADGYRAIFQAAWE; from the coding sequence ATGGCGCTGATCACCTATCTCACCACCATTCGCTTCGGCTTCGGCGAGGCGGACGCGCTCGGCGACGAGATCGCAGCGCTCGGTATCCGTCGGCCGATGGTGGTCACCGACCGCGGCATTGTCGCGGCCGGCCTGGCGGAGCGCGTGACCTCTCCGCTCGGCACTGCGCCTGTCGTGTTCGACGCGACGCCACCGAATCCGACCGAACGTGCGACGCTGCAGGCGCTCGCACGCTATCGCGAGGCCGGATGCGACGGCCTCGTCGCGCTCGGCGGCGGCTCGCCGATCGATCTCGCCAAGGCGGTGGCGCTGCTCGCCACCCATGCCGGCCCGCTGGCGCAATATGCCGCGATCGATGGCGGCGTCGCGCGGATCACCGCCGCCGTCGCGCCGGTGATCGCGATTCCGACCACTGCCGGCACCGGTAGCGAGGTTGGCCGCGCGGCCCTCATCACGCTCGAGGACGGCCGCAAGGTTGGCCTGATCAGTCCGCATCTCATCCCGGCGCGGGCGATCTGCGATCCGCTGCTGACGCTCCGCCTCCCGCCGGCACTGACGGCTGCGACCGGCATGGACGCACTGTCGCATTGCGTCGAGACCTATCTGTCGCCGCGCTTCAATCCACCGGCGGATGCGATCGCCCTCGATGGCGCGGCGCGCATCGTCGGCCATCTCAATCAGGCCGTGATGGCGGGCGATGACCGCGACGCCCGCGCCGAAGTGATGATGGGCGCGCTGCAGGGCGGCCTGTGCTTCCAGAAAGGCCTCGGCGCGGTGCACGGGCTGTCGCACGCGCTTGGCAGCCTCGCATCGCCGAGCCTGCATCACGGCACACTCAATGCGGTGCTGATACCTGCAGCGATGCGCTACAATGGTCCGGCGATCGCGAGCAAGCTGCCGCGGCTGAGGCTGGCGCTCGGTCTGCCCGAAGATGCCGACATCGCCGCGTTCTTCGACGCTCTCAATGCCGAGCTCAATCTGCCGCGCGGCCTGCGTGCCATGGGTGTGCCGGCCTCGGTGCTGGACGATATGGCGGAGAAGGCGGCGAGGGATCATTCCACCGCCACCAATCCGCGTCCTGTGGATGCCGACGGCTACCGCGCCATTTTCCAGGCGGCCTGGGAGTAG
- a CDS encoding cupin domain-containing protein: MQTATATGRHLPYEAKHIDDVEWETIRWPGETGKMLFHPRPERPTEPNAGILRLEPGAHHPIHNHEFAQVWYVLSGEFRIDDNLYTPGTMIFHPDPHFEGKFETATGGDILIVQYPGPTTGGRPIYAGRFNMEQRRDIAEERTDL; encoded by the coding sequence ATGCAGACCGCAACCGCGACCGGCAGGCACCTGCCGTATGAGGCGAAGCACATCGACGATGTGGAGTGGGAGACGATCCGCTGGCCTGGCGAGACCGGCAAGATGCTGTTCCACCCGCGGCCGGAGCGGCCGACCGAGCCGAACGCGGGTATCTTGCGGCTGGAGCCGGGCGCACATCATCCGATCCACAATCACGAGTTCGCGCAGGTCTGGTACGTCCTGAGCGGCGAATTCAGGATCGACGACAATCTCTACACGCCGGGCACGATGATCTTTCATCCGGACCCGCATTTCGAAGGCAAGTTCGAGACCGCGACCGGTGGCGATATCCTGATCGTGCAATATCCCGGTCCGACCACCGGCGGGCGGCCGATCTATGCGGGGCGCTTCAACATGGAGCAGCGTCGCGACATCGCCGAAGAACGCACTGATCTCTGA
- a CDS encoding helix-turn-helix domain-containing protein has protein sequence MKTQDETLARLGARIRSLREERGMKLKDLADTTGLSDAFVSRLERGQVSSSVANLIQIAQALDIGVSELFAAPQDQSRSHVTLHRHGDDGEDQSIPSTGYRWRLFAGGMPNDDLEVFHLSFPRKNRMDLMVSHPGQEYCYVISGRIRFHVGAEVFDLAPGEGIFLNSELPHRADNISEDEARILMVVAKSPQKAEHFDWWRVPSAATPPRSPKSKPQGD, from the coding sequence ATGAAAACGCAGGACGAGACGCTGGCGAGGCTTGGAGCACGCATTCGCTCGTTGCGGGAGGAGCGTGGCATGAAGCTGAAGGATCTGGCCGACACCACCGGGCTGTCCGACGCCTTCGTGTCTCGCCTCGAGCGCGGGCAGGTGTCGAGCTCCGTTGCCAATCTGATCCAGATCGCGCAGGCGCTCGACATTGGCGTCAGCGAATTGTTTGCCGCGCCGCAGGACCAGTCGCGCAGCCACGTCACGCTGCATCGCCATGGCGACGATGGTGAAGACCAGAGCATCCCGAGCACCGGCTATCGCTGGCGATTGTTCGCGGGCGGCATGCCGAACGACGATCTGGAGGTGTTTCACCTCTCGTTCCCGCGCAAGAACCGGATGGACCTGATGGTGTCGCATCCGGGACAGGAATACTGCTACGTGATCAGCGGGCGCATCCGTTTCCACGTCGGCGCCGAGGTGTTCGATCTCGCGCCCGGTGAAGGCATTTTCCTCAATTCCGAGCTGCCGCACCGCGCCGACAACATCAGCGAGGACGAAGCGCGCATCCTGATGGTGGTCGCGAAGTCGCCGCAGAAGGCCGAGCATTTCGACTGGTGGCGCGTGCCGAGCGCCGCCACCCCGCCTCGATCACCCAAGAGCAAGCCCCAAGGAGACTGA
- a CDS encoding ABC transporter substrate-binding protein — protein sequence MTATLLHIHVAHAAMSDNVIRIGILNDRSGAYADLGGEGSVVAAKMAAEEFGNSIGGAPVEIVSADHQNKPDIGLGIVRRWFDTEKVDAVADISNSGVGFAVTALAKERNKIVLNASASSDFTGKACTRTSFQWIYTSYTNGYGLARALTAQKLDSWFLITVDYSFGHAFAADMRRAVENGGGKVIGEVRHPLNTADFSSVLLQAQASGAKVIALANAGADMTNSVKQAAEFGITRGQALVAPTVFLTDVDAMGLAAAQNLQFVTAYYWDRDAESRAWANKFFEKTGRMPTMTQAGVYSAVRHYLRAVQAANSDDGLAVAAKIRELPVADSFARGTVRTDGQFVHDMYLARVKTPAASSRRWDYYDIVATIPAEQAFRPLGEGGCELVSQ from the coding sequence ATGACCGCGACGCTGCTGCACATTCACGTCGCGCACGCCGCCATGTCCGACAATGTGATCCGCATCGGGATCCTCAACGACCGCTCCGGCGCCTATGCCGACCTCGGCGGCGAAGGCTCGGTCGTCGCGGCGAAGATGGCGGCGGAGGAGTTCGGCAACAGCATCGGCGGCGCACCGGTCGAGATCGTCTCGGCCGATCACCAGAACAAGCCGGACATCGGACTTGGCATCGTGCGGCGCTGGTTCGACACGGAGAAGGTCGATGCCGTTGCCGACATTTCCAATTCGGGCGTGGGTTTCGCGGTGACCGCTCTCGCCAAGGAACGCAACAAGATCGTGCTGAACGCATCGGCCTCCTCGGACTTCACCGGCAAGGCCTGCACCCGGACCTCGTTCCAGTGGATCTACACGAGCTATACCAACGGCTACGGCCTCGCGCGCGCGCTCACGGCGCAAAAGCTCGACAGCTGGTTCCTGATCACGGTGGACTATTCGTTCGGACACGCCTTCGCCGCCGACATGCGCCGCGCGGTCGAGAACGGCGGCGGCAAGGTGATCGGCGAGGTGCGCCACCCGCTCAACACCGCCGACTTCAGTTCGGTGCTGCTGCAGGCGCAGGCGTCCGGCGCCAAGGTGATCGCGCTGGCCAATGCCGGCGCCGACATGACCAACTCGGTGAAGCAGGCAGCCGAGTTCGGCATCACCCGCGGGCAGGCATTGGTGGCGCCGACCGTGTTCCTCACCGACGTCGACGCGATGGGCCTTGCCGCCGCGCAGAACCTGCAGTTCGTCACCGCATACTATTGGGACCGCGATGCCGAGTCGCGGGCGTGGGCCAACAAGTTCTTTGAGAAGACTGGGCGGATGCCGACCATGACCCAGGCCGGCGTCTATTCGGCCGTGCGGCACTACTTGCGTGCGGTGCAGGCCGCAAATTCCGATGATGGCCTTGCTGTCGCAGCCAAGATACGCGAACTGCCGGTTGCCGATTCGTTTGCTCGCGGCACGGTCCGCACGGATGGCCAGTTCGTGCACGACATGTATCTGGCGCGCGTCAAGACACCGGCGGCCTCGAGCCGACGATGGGACTACTACGACATCGTCGCGACGATTCCCGCCGAGCAAGCCTTCCGCCCGCTCGGCGAGGGTGGCTGCGAGCTGGTCTCGCAGTGA
- a CDS encoding ABC transporter ATP-binding protein gives MKPSANVEGEQTAVHFDAVTKRFDDVVALNAVTLGVGRSEFVTLLGPSGCGKTTLLKLAAGFLRPDGGSISIEGKRVNDIPTYQRGIGMMFQNYALFPHMSVAENVAYGLKTRRVPRVERDKRVADALALVKLKGMENRKPRQLSGGQQQRVALARALVINPTVLLLDEPFSALDKSLRTSMQVELREIQRKLGLTTIFVTHDQGEALSMSDRVAVMSEGRIRQLGSPVDVYRSPADPFVAGFVGDNNRLRGQLVSMQAKQATVALGDALVKVPGESLSGLEKSAAVDLFVRPEQFSIVAPEEPCAIKGSVVAQIYQGGHVDLQIECAGERLLVRSPGEQAILRWPMGAPVGIAIQADRCSAFPAA, from the coding sequence TTGAAGCCGTCTGCGAACGTTGAAGGGGAACAAACGGCGGTCCATTTCGACGCCGTGACCAAGCGATTTGACGATGTCGTGGCCCTGAACGCGGTTACGCTCGGCGTTGGCCGCAGCGAGTTCGTGACGCTGCTCGGTCCATCAGGATGCGGCAAGACCACGCTGCTCAAGCTGGCCGCGGGCTTTCTGAGGCCGGACGGCGGTTCGATCTCGATCGAAGGCAAGCGCGTGAATGACATTCCGACCTACCAGCGCGGCATCGGCATGATGTTTCAGAACTACGCGCTGTTTCCGCACATGAGTGTGGCGGAAAACGTCGCCTATGGTCTGAAGACGCGGCGGGTCCCCAGGGTTGAGCGGGACAAGCGCGTCGCCGATGCGCTGGCGCTGGTCAAGCTGAAGGGCATGGAGAACCGCAAGCCCCGGCAATTGTCCGGCGGTCAGCAGCAGCGCGTTGCGCTCGCGCGTGCTCTCGTCATCAACCCGACCGTCCTGCTGCTCGACGAGCCGTTCTCGGCGCTGGACAAGAGCCTGCGGACCTCGATGCAGGTGGAGCTGCGGGAAATTCAGCGCAAGCTGGGTCTGACCACGATCTTTGTGACGCATGACCAAGGCGAGGCCTTGAGCATGTCCGATCGTGTGGCTGTCATGTCCGAGGGCCGTATCAGGCAACTCGGAAGCCCTGTCGACGTCTACCGCAGCCCGGCGGACCCGTTCGTGGCCGGCTTTGTCGGCGACAATAACAGGCTGCGTGGCCAGCTTGTGAGTATGCAGGCCAAGCAAGCGACCGTCGCGCTCGGCGATGCCCTGGTGAAGGTGCCGGGCGAGAGCCTGTCCGGGCTCGAGAAGTCCGCGGCGGTTGACCTCTTCGTCCGCCCCGAGCAGTTTAGCATTGTGGCGCCCGAGGAGCCGTGCGCCATCAAGGGCAGCGTTGTTGCTCAGATCTACCAGGGTGGCCACGTCGATCTTCAGATCGAGTGCGCCGGGGAGCGGCTGCTGGTGCGATCCCCGGGCGAGCAGGCCATTCTGCGCTGGCCAATGGGGGCGCCTGTCGGCATTGCCATTCAGGCAGATCGGTGCTCGGCATTTCCGGCAGCCTGA
- a CDS encoding ABC transporter permease, whose amino-acid sequence MIPRSTYQRVLGWVGLLTVLVIIAFLVLPAVVVTIAAFNDKPILSFPPQTWSWRWFGQALAYEDFRQGFLNGLIVTAWSSTIALCVGGMFAFVIDRYKFPLKSAIEGILISPLVIPHFTVGLGFLILAAQVGLSRGFAVVVICHVILVLPFVLRSVYVSLRNLDQSYEHAASSLGAGPLRVLTTVTLPLLLPGLVSGWLFAAILSFNEFTASLFVTSQRTQTLPVAMYNYVREFADPSMAALSVMYIVGTAALIAFANAFLGLGKVLNIEQSH is encoded by the coding sequence ATGATCCCGCGCTCGACCTATCAGAGAGTGCTCGGCTGGGTCGGATTGTTGACGGTGCTCGTCATCATCGCTTTTCTTGTGCTGCCGGCGGTAGTCGTGACAATCGCCGCGTTCAACGACAAGCCTATCCTGTCATTCCCGCCGCAGACCTGGTCGTGGCGATGGTTTGGTCAGGCCCTCGCCTATGAAGACTTCCGGCAAGGGTTCCTCAACGGCCTGATCGTCACGGCCTGGAGCTCGACGATCGCGCTGTGCGTTGGCGGCATGTTCGCTTTTGTCATCGACCGGTACAAGTTTCCGCTCAAGTCCGCCATCGAAGGAATCCTGATTTCGCCGTTGGTGATTCCGCACTTCACGGTAGGGCTCGGTTTTCTCATCCTCGCGGCGCAAGTCGGCCTGAGCCGCGGTTTTGCGGTCGTCGTGATCTGCCACGTTATCCTGGTGCTGCCGTTCGTGCTGCGCAGCGTGTATGTCTCGCTGAGGAATCTCGATCAGAGCTACGAACACGCAGCATCGAGCCTCGGCGCCGGACCGCTTCGCGTCCTGACCACCGTCACCCTGCCGCTGCTGCTGCCCGGGCTCGTCAGCGGCTGGCTGTTCGCAGCCATCCTCTCGTTTAACGAGTTCACGGCCTCGCTGTTCGTGACTTCGCAGCGGACCCAGACGCTTCCTGTCGCGATGTACAATTACGTGCGCGAGTTCGCCGATCCGTCGATGGCGGCATTGTCGGTCATGTATATCGTCGGCACCGCCGCCTTGATCGCCTTTGCCAATGCGTTCCTGGGCCTCGGCAAGGTCCTCAATATCGAGCAGTCTCACTAG
- a CDS encoding ABC transporter permease, whose amino-acid sequence MNQQQPFLRIFTAPATLCAIGFLAAMVAVLQYSLRAYVPGSLDPGGFTLGNFADLLKPLYARVFLDTVVVCAMTAVVTLIVGYPLAYALVRVEQPILHSILLVIVVTPLFLGEVVRTYAWIIVLGNNGFINSLLMSLGFIGKPLQLMFTPFGVVVALVHVTLPVMVIMLAAGLSHIDRDYSRAAESLGAGPIRVFLSVTLPLSLPGVVAGTTTAFAWTFSAFATPQLIGGGRVNMISNLVYQLGFSSFNFPFAATLCVAGLALTALVLGLLQLASRPLQKMEVH is encoded by the coding sequence ATGAATCAGCAGCAACCATTTCTGCGCATCTTCACGGCGCCGGCGACGCTCTGTGCGATCGGGTTCCTCGCGGCGATGGTTGCGGTTCTGCAATACAGCCTCAGGGCCTACGTGCCGGGATCGCTCGACCCCGGCGGATTTACGCTCGGGAATTTCGCCGACCTTCTCAAACCGCTCTACGCGCGCGTGTTTCTCGATACCGTCGTCGTGTGCGCGATGACCGCAGTCGTGACGCTGATCGTCGGATATCCGCTGGCCTATGCGCTTGTGCGCGTCGAACAGCCGATCCTCCACTCCATTCTCCTCGTGATTGTCGTGACGCCGCTGTTTCTGGGCGAGGTCGTTCGCACCTATGCGTGGATCATCGTCCTGGGCAACAACGGCTTCATCAATTCCTTGCTGATGTCGCTCGGCTTCATCGGCAAGCCGCTGCAGCTGATGTTCACGCCATTCGGCGTTGTGGTTGCTCTCGTGCATGTCACGCTGCCGGTCATGGTCATCATGCTGGCTGCCGGATTGTCCCATATCGACCGCGACTATTCCCGCGCGGCTGAAAGCCTGGGAGCCGGTCCGATTCGCGTGTTCCTCTCCGTGACATTGCCGCTGTCCTTGCCCGGCGTGGTCGCGGGCACCACGACGGCATTCGCCTGGACGTTCTCGGCATTCGCCACGCCGCAGCTGATCGGCGGCGGCCGCGTCAATATGATCTCCAATTTGGTCTACCAGCTTGGATTTTCAAGCTTCAACTTTCCCTTCGCCGCGACATTGTGCGTGGCCGGGCTGGCTTTGACCGCCCTGGTGCTTGGACTGCTTCAGCTTGCCTCCCGACCGCTTCAGAAGATGGAGGTGCATTGA